The following is a genomic window from Janibacter sp. DB-40.
GCGGCCCGGTCGATCTGGTCCAGCGTGCACGACTCCGGTTCGCGGTCCGGCCGCCAGCGCAGGAACTGCACGGTGTGCCGGAAGCGGTGCCCCTCGAGCTGGTCGAAGGCGACCTCGACCACCCACTCGGGGTGCAGCGGCACGAACGAGACGTCCTTGCCCGAGGAGAAGCGTGACCGGTCGGTCTCGGCGTGCTCGACCGAGCCGTCCGCGTCCCGTCGCACGAGCGGCTCGAGCTCGTCCACGAGCTCCAGGCGCCGCTTGGCGGTGAAGGCCGCGATCCCGCCGACGTTGAAGAGCTGGTCACCGTCGTAGAGACCGAGCAGCAGCGAGCCGACGCCCTGCCCGGACTTGTGCACGCGGTAGCCGGTGACGACCGCCTCCGCGGTGCGCTTGTGCTTGATCTTGAGCATCGTGCGCCTGCCCGGCTCGTACGTCGAGGCGAGCGCCTTGGCCACGACCCCGTCCAGCCCGGCGCCCTCGAAACGCACGAACCAGTCCCGGGCCTCGTCCGCGTCCCGCGTCACCCTCGTCAGGTGCAGCGGGGCTCCCTTCGCCATCGTGGTGAAGACCGACTCGAGCTGCTCCCGGCGGCGGGCGAAGGGGGACCCGGTCACGTCCTCGTCGCCGAGGGCCAGCAGGTCGAAGGCGATGAGCTCCGCCGGGGTCTGCGCGGACAGCTTGGTGACGCGTGACTCGGCGGGGTGGATCCGCTGGCCGAGTGCCTCCCAGTCCAGGCGCTGCGCACCCGGCTCACCGCTGCGGACGACGATCTCGCCGTCGACCACGACCCGGTCGGGCAGGTGCTCGCGGCAGGCGTCGACGAGCTCGGGGAAGTACCGGGTGAGTGGCTTCTTGCCGCGACTGGCCAGCTCGACGTCGTCCCCGTCCTTGACGACGAGACACCGGAACCCGTCCCACTTCGGCTCGTAGGAGTACCCCCCGTCGACGGCGTCGGCCGCCGGCACCTCCGTGACGGCCTTGGCGAGCATCGGGGACAGGTCGAGGTCGGGAAGGGGTGTCACTCGTCACATTCTGCCCCCTCCGTCCCGGATTTGAGAGCATGGTCCCGTGACGACGTCGAGGACCGTGGCCGAGCGGGCAGTGACCTACGGGTCCGTCGCCGCCGCGTCCGCGCTCGTGGGAGCAGGCTCCGTCTGGGTCGGGGGCGCGACCTACTTCGCCCGCCGCGTCCTCACCCCGGACCCGATCCGCCCCGACGACACCGTCGTCCACGTCGTGCACACCGACAGCGTCACGCTCTCGGGCACCGATGACATCCTCGTCCCCGGCCGCTACGGCCTCTGGCTCGACGGCGGCAGGGGTCATGCCCGGGTCGGCGGCGTCCTCGAGGTCGACCACCGGCGCCGGCGGGTACGCCGCGAGCTGCTCGGGGTGGACCGGGGGACGCTGCAGCCGGGTCCCGCTCGCTTCAACGGCTACTACTGGGGGCGCGACCCGCAGGCGGACCTCGGCCTGGCGACCGAGGAGGTGGTCGTCCCCGCCGGGCTCGGGCCGATGCCCGCCTGGATCACGCCGGCCCCGCACGGCACCGGTGACCGCTGGGCGATCCTCGTCCACGGTCGCGGCGCCCAGCGCATCGAGGCGATCCGGGCCGTCCCCGCGCTGCACGAGGCGGGCCTGACCTGTCTGGTGCCGAGCTACCGCAATGACGGCGAGGCCCCGGTGGGCCCCGACGGGCGCTACAACCTCGGCCTGTCGGAGTGGCGCGACATCGAGGACGCCGTCTCGCTGGCGTTGGCCCGTGGAGCCCAGGAGATCATCCTCGTCGGGTGGTCCATGGGCGGCGCGATCGTGCTGCAGTTCCTCGACCGCTCGCCCCTCTCCAGCGTCGTCTCGCGGGCCGTGCTCGACGGCCCGGTCGTCGACTGGGGGGACGTGCTCAAGCACCACGCCGATCTGCACCGTGTGCCCGCGCCCGTCTCCCACCTGGGCAGCGCCCTGATGGGGCAGCACTGGGCCAAGCGCCTCGTGGGGGTCTCGGAGAGCGTCGACGTCGCCAGGACCGACTGGGTCGCCCGGGCCGAGGAGCTGCACCACCCGATGCTCCTCATCCACTCGCGCGACGACGAGTTCGTGCCCGTGGGGCCGAGCGAGGCGCTCGCACAGGCGCGGCCCGACCTGGTCACCTTCGAGCCCTGGTCGCTCGCGCGGCACTGCAAGGAGTGGAACGTCGACCCGCGGCGCTGGAACGCCGTGGTCGCCGACTTCGTGCGCTGACCCCGCTCGTTGCCCGCGACCCCCGCTCCGCGCGCAGCGGGCCGGGGCCCGTCGAGCGGGGTTCAGCGCACCGGGCGCCAGAGACCGAGCAGGGTCCCGTCCTCTTCCAGCAGGTGCCGACAGGCGAGCTCGACGTCGACGTCGGCGCCCTCGAGCAGACGCGGGTGGTCACCCCGGCCGCCACCGACGAGATTCGGCGTCCACGACAGGGCGATCTCGTCGACGAGACCGAGCGCGACCAGCTCGGCGGCGAGGGTGGGGCCCCCTTCGCAGAGGACGTGGGGACCGACCTCCCGACGCACGCGCTCGAGCAGCCGCGGCAGGTCGACACCGTCCTCCCCGCAGATCCAGACCGACTCGCCCTCGGTGGCACCCGAGGCCGCGGTCGTCGCGAGGACCACGCCCTCCTGCCCCCGCACGGAGTCCGGCAGCTCGGATCGGCCCGAGACCACGACGACGGGGAGGCGTGCCGGGCCGTACTCCTCGGCCCGCACCGTCCCTGCCCCGACGAGGAGGACATCGGCCGCCCGGCGCATCGCCGTGAAGCCACGGTGGTCGGCCGCGGAGTTGATCGTCCCCGACCGTCCGTCGGGACCGGTCGCCGCCCCGTCGAGCGTGGTGACGAAGTTCAGCCGCAGGAGCGGTCCCGTGGCGGCGTAGAGCGCATCGAGGTCGACGCTGGTGAGCTCGTCACCGGGGGAAACGCGGGCGGCGGCGTGGTCACAGGTCAGGACGCGCATGCCGCGAGTCTGCCCCACGAGGGCCGTGGCTGACATGATCGACGGATGGGCAAGGACACGAAGTCGGGCACGAAGAAGACCTCCTCGAGCACGCCGTACCGGGATGCCCTGCGCGTGGAGCCGGGCTCGGACCTGACCGCCATCGACACCCGCGGCACCCCGATCTTCGACGGCGGCAAGACGAAGGGCAAGGAGGCGTTGGCCGATCTGGCCAAGCCCGTGTCGGACCTGCAGGAGCGGCTCTTCGCCGAGGCGACCACAGGGAGTCGGCGCAGCATCCTGCTGGTCATCCAGGGCATGGACACCGCCGGCAAGGGCGGCGTGATGCGCCACGTCGTCGGCAACGTCGACCCCCAGGGCGTGGCGATCACCGCGTTCAAGGCGCCGACGGACGAGGAGCTGCAGCACTCCTTCCTCTGGCGCATCCGCAAGGCACTGCCGCAGCCCGGGCAGATCGGGGTCTTCGACCGCAGCCACTACGAGGACGTTCTCGTCGCGCGAGTCCACGAACTCGTGCCCAGGACGCAGCTGTCACGTCGCTACACGCAGATCAACACCTTCGAGGAGGACGTGGCCGGCTCGGGCACGACGATTATCAAGGTGATGCTGCACATCAGCAAAGACGAGCAGAAGGAGCGACTGGCGGAGCGGCTCGAGCGGCCGGACAAGCACTGGAAGTTCAGTCCCGGCGACATCGACGAGCGTGCCCACTGGGACGAGTACCAGGAGGCCTATCGCATCGCGATCGACCGGTGCTCCACCGGCATCGCGCCGTGGTACGTCGTGCCGGCGGACCGCAAGTGGTACGCCCGGCTCGCCGTGATGAATCTGCTCAAGGAGCACCTCGAGGGACTGGACCTGCACTGGCCGGCGGCGCACTTCGACGTCGGGGAGCAGCAGGAGCGGCTCAGGAGGTCCTGATCGCTCCGGCGGCTACACCGACGCCGAAGCCCGGTGGATGGCGGTGGCCCCGGCCAGGGTGACGAGGTCGGGATCCAGGGTGCCGAAGTTCATCGCCCTGGCCCCGCCGAGGCGCGAGGCCACGAAGGCCTCGGCCATGTCGCCGGGGGAGTGGGCGACCATCAGGCTCGCCTGCAGGACCAGCGCGAGGCGCTCGACGAGCCGCCGCGAGCCCATGGCCACCCGGTCGGCGTCCTGGGCCCCGAGCTCGCTGCAGTCGCGCTCCAGGTCGTCCAGTGCGGCGTCGAGGACGGGGAGCTGTCCACGGGCGACGGAGGCCTCCTTGAGCAGCGCCATCAGCGAGGCCGGCTCCTTGGCGATCGCCCGGAGCACGTCCAGCGCGTTGACATTGCCCGAGCCCTCCCAGATCGAGTTCAGGGGAGCCTGCCGGTAGAGCCGGGCCATGCCGTGGTCCTCGACGTAGCCGTTGCCGCCGAGGCACTCCATGGCCTCCGCGGTGAAGGTCGAGGCGCGCTTGCAGACCCAGTACTTGCCGACCGCGACCCCGAGCCGGGACAGCTCGGTGTCGCCCTCGTCGAGCGCGTGGGCCAGGCGCAAGCCCAGCAGGGTGGCTGCCTCGGACTCCAGGGCGAGATCGGTGAGGACGTTGCGCATCAGCGGCTGGTCGACGAGGGTGCGCCCGAAGGCGACGCGGTGCTGTGTGTGGTGGACCGCCCGGGTCAGCGAGGCGCGCATCGTCGCGGCCGACCCGAGGATGCAGTCCAGCCGGGTGGTGGCCACCATGTCGATGATCGCCCGGACCCCGCGGCCCTCCTCGCCGACGAGCGCGCCCCAGGTGCCGTCGAGCTCGACCTCGGAGGAGGCATTGGAGCGGTCGCCGAGCTTGTCCTTCAGCCGTTGCAGGGCGAAGGGGTTGCGCGTCCCGTCCTCGAGGACGCGGGGGACGAGGAAGCAGCTCGGAGCGGCCTCCGGAGAGGTCTTGGCCAGCACGAGGAAGACGTCACTCATCGGTGCCGAGCAGAACCACTTGTGCCCGGTCAGCCGATAGGTCTGCCCGGTCATCGGCCCGCCGGGCGCAGCGACGGCGTGGGTGGTGTTCGCCCGCACGTCGGAGCCGCCCTGCTTCTCGGTCATCCCCATGCCGGCGATGACGCCGGACTTCGCCCCCGGCTCGCGCAGCCCGAAG
Proteins encoded in this region:
- a CDS encoding ATP-dependent DNA ligase; this translates as MLAKAVTEVPAADAVDGGYSYEPKWDGFRCLVVKDGDDVELASRGKKPLTRYFPELVDACREHLPDRVVVDGEIVVRSGEPGAQRLDWEALGQRIHPAESRVTKLSAQTPAELIAFDLLALGDEDVTGSPFARRREQLESVFTTMAKGAPLHLTRVTRDADEARDWFVRFEGAGLDGVVAKALASTYEPGRRTMLKIKHKRTAEAVVTGYRVHKSGQGVGSLLLGLYDGDQLFNVGGIAAFTAKRRLELVDELEPLVRRDADGSVEHAETDRSRFSSGKDVSFVPLHPEWVVEVAFDQLEGHRFRHTVQFLRWRPDREPESCTLDQIDRAAAYDLGEVLAD
- a CDS encoding alpha/beta fold hydrolase encodes the protein MTTSRTVAERAVTYGSVAAASALVGAGSVWVGGATYFARRVLTPDPIRPDDTVVHVVHTDSVTLSGTDDILVPGRYGLWLDGGRGHARVGGVLEVDHRRRRVRRELLGVDRGTLQPGPARFNGYYWGRDPQADLGLATEEVVVPAGLGPMPAWITPAPHGTGDRWAILVHGRGAQRIEAIRAVPALHEAGLTCLVPSYRNDGEAPVGPDGRYNLGLSEWRDIEDAVSLALARGAQEIILVGWSMGGAIVLQFLDRSPLSSVVSRAVLDGPVVDWGDVLKHHADLHRVPAPVSHLGSALMGQHWAKRLVGVSESVDVARTDWVARAEELHHPMLLIHSRDDEFVPVGPSEALAQARPDLVTFEPWSLARHCKEWNVDPRRWNAVVADFVR
- a CDS encoding dihydrofolate reductase family protein, which produces MRVLTCDHAAARVSPGDELTSVDLDALYAATGPLLRLNFVTTLDGAATGPDGRSGTINSAADHRGFTAMRRAADVLLVGAGTVRAEEYGPARLPVVVVSGRSELPDSVRGQEGVVLATTAASGATEGESVWICGEDGVDLPRLLERVRREVGPHVLCEGGPTLAAELVALGLVDEIALSWTPNLVGGGRGDHPRLLEGADVDVELACRHLLEEDGTLLGLWRPVR
- a CDS encoding polyphosphate kinase 2 family protein, yielding MGKDTKSGTKKTSSSTPYRDALRVEPGSDLTAIDTRGTPIFDGGKTKGKEALADLAKPVSDLQERLFAEATTGSRRSILLVIQGMDTAGKGGVMRHVVGNVDPQGVAITAFKAPTDEELQHSFLWRIRKALPQPGQIGVFDRSHYEDVLVARVHELVPRTQLSRRYTQINTFEEDVAGSGTTIIKVMLHISKDEQKERLAERLERPDKHWKFSPGDIDERAHWDEYQEAYRIAIDRCSTGIAPWYVVPADRKWYARLAVMNLLKEHLEGLDLHWPAAHFDVGEQQERLRRS
- a CDS encoding acyl-CoA dehydrogenase family protein → MPTHEVTNQPPPLSGQDVFSTDPALTEGISRWVPAEQRATSVAELTALGLLAGSQEAAGWADRAHRNTPRLVTHDRFGHRIDEVEFDPGWHELMRTAADAGLTGEAWTRGEGSGAHVRRAAGLITWSQAEPGHICPITMTNAAVPALRHSPELAARWESKLASRDYDFGLREPGAKSGVIAGMGMTEKQGGSDVRANTTHAVAAPGGPMTGQTYRLTGHKWFCSAPMSDVFLVLAKTSPEAAPSCFLVPRVLEDGTRNPFALQRLKDKLGDRSNASSEVELDGTWGALVGEEGRGVRAIIDMVATTRLDCILGSAATMRASLTRAVHHTQHRVAFGRTLVDQPLMRNVLTDLALESEAATLLGLRLAHALDEGDTELSRLGVAVGKYWVCKRASTFTAEAMECLGGNGYVEDHGMARLYRQAPLNSIWEGSGNVNALDVLRAIAKEPASLMALLKEASVARGQLPVLDAALDDLERDCSELGAQDADRVAMGSRRLVERLALVLQASLMVAHSPGDMAEAFVASRLGGARAMNFGTLDPDLVTLAGATAIHRASASV